CTGATGCTGATTTCTGTTTTGCAGACTGGACTATTCCTCTTTGTATATGTGTAAACCCAAAAGGAGCATGAAGCGAGACGATAGCAAGGTAAGAGCAAGTTTCCGATGTTCCCCTTAACCTGCCTGGGTAGTTAATTAGGGCCATTGATTACACAGTGAAGCTCTGCCCGCAAATATATTCCAGCCCTTGAGCTTCCCCGACTGTGAATTTTAAGTGGCTTGCTGGATACTCTCAGGGGGAGATTAAACATCATACCTGAATTTAAATTGCATTTCAGAATAGTCCAGAGGAAGAAGGTTTCTTGGGCATAGTTTTATCACATAGTATGTgctttggggggttgggggataTTGTTATGCCCAGTAAATGAATGtttatcttgttttctctcttccatgACTCTCCTATATTAAGGATACCTATAAATTACCGCATAgattaatagaaaagaaaagaagagaccgAATTAATGAATGCATTGCTCAGCTGAAAGATTTACTGCCTGAACATCTGAAGTTGACAGTAAGATgcacattttccttctttgctgCTCTCCAAGGGCGTGTTAATAGCCTGGTGCTACTCCCAGAGATataagaataaatgtaaatatcagATGCCTTACAACTTGTGATGCAGTGTAGACTCTACTGTAGAGTTTCCCACAAACTCAGAAGTAGGTGCTCACAGCTGAAGGCAAAAAATCATTTATAACCCGTCTTGTGGAAAGCTTAAGGAGTATAGGAATAGTACTTCTTTCAAAGTGTTTGCTTAAGTTACTGTGCAGAAGGGAGAGCCAATCAAGCcaaatgtatgtttttaagtaACCAAGTGCCCCATTCTCTTTTGCACCAATGCAGACTCTGGGGCATCTGGAGAAAGCGGTAGTGTTGGAATTAACTTTGAAACACTTAAAAGCTTTAACAGCCTTAACTGAGCAGCAGCATCAGAAGATAATTGCTTTACAGAATGGTAAGTCAGTTCAAGGAGGCCAGTCCACCCTGATGAAGCTGGGCAGCCCACAGAGGAGCAGTGTTAGGactttctctccacccccatcTCCTTCCGTGTGCCTACCGGCTCACCCTCATTTGTGAAATTGCTTATACTTTCCCTTCATTGGAAAGTGCCCATTTCCTGAAGCATCCTAGAGGCTTTCAGCAGAACTCAGaggaattagatttttttttttttttttttttttttttttacgtggCGGTTGCACCCTCTCCACTTTGGTTTTTCAGCTGGGAGTAGAGCGCcctccatcctctccccacccccgaacctccccccacccagccccccgcAACCGGTGGATTATCTCTCTCGAATACAGAGGAAAAACCAAGATCACTTTAGTCAGTGCGGGGCCCACGTGACAAGCAGATGTTTTAACGTagggtgttttttcttcttgcctccATTCCTCTgtcccccacaccacccccccTCTCCTCATCCTAGGGGAGCGATCTCTGAAATCGCCCATTCAGTCCGACTTGGATGCGTTCCACTCGGGATTTCAAACATGCGCCAAAGAAGTCTTGCAATACCTCTCCCGGTTTGAGAGCTGGACGCCCAGGGAGCCGCGGTGTGTCCAGCTGATCAACCACTTGCATGCCGTCGCCACCCAGTTCTTGCCCACCCCCCAGCTGTTGACTCAACAGGTACCCCAGAGCAAAGGCACCGGCGCGCCCTCGACCCCCGCCGGGTCCAAGGCCGCCCCCTGCCTCGAGCGCACTGGGCAAAAACTGGAGCCCCTCGCTCACTGTGTGCCGGTCATCCAGCGGACTCAGCCCAGCGCGGAGCTCGCCGGCGAGAACGACACGGACACCGACAGCGGCTACGGAGGCGAGGCCGAGGCCCGGCCGGACCGCGAGAAGGGCAAAGGCGCGGGGGCGAGCCGCGTCACCATCAAGCAGGAGCCCCCCGGGGAGGACTCGCCGGCGCCCAAGAGGATGAAGCTGGATTCGGGGGGCGgtgcggcggcggcagcggccgCGCTCCTGGGGCCCGACCCCGCGGCCGCGCTACTGAGACCCGACGCCGCCCTGCTCAGCTCGCTGGTGGCGTTCGGCGGAGGCGGGGGCGCGCCCTTTGCGCAGTCCGGGGCTGCAGCGGCTCCCTTCTGCCTTCCATTCTACTTCCTGTCGCCTTCGGCGGCCGCCGCCTACATGCAGCCTTTCCTGGACAAGAACGGCCTGGAGAAGTACCTGTACCCCGCGGCGGCCGCCGCCCCGTTCCCACTGCTGTACCCCGGCATCCACGCCCCGGCAGCCGCCGcggccgctgctgccgccgctgctgccgccgccgccttcCCCTGCCTGTCCTCCGTGTTGTCGCCCCCTCCGGAGAAGGCGGGCGCCGCCAGCGCGACCCTCCGGCAGCACGAGGTGGCGCCCCCTGGAGCGCTGCACGCCCCACACCCGCACGGCCGCACCCACCTGCCCTTCGCGGGTCCCCGCGAGCACGGGAACCCGGAGAGTTCTGCTCAGGAAGATCCCTCGCAGCCAGGAAAGGAAACCCCCTGAATCCTTGCGCTCCTTTCTTAGAAGGGACGAGAATTCCCGCGgagtaataatattaataagtTAAAACACCCTTAACATTTTTAAGGGAGGAAGTGTAATAGATGCACGccaggctttaaaaaaacaaaacaaaacaggtgtTTTGTGTACATTTGGAGTTCCTGTTTTGCTCATCTTTCAACACCCCACCCTCCACACGCCAGTTATAAAAGAACCTCTGCGCTAGATAGTCGTTTTTTTCAAAGAACTCCCCCAAATAAGTTTTGCCTTCCTTTAGGGTGCGTTccattatctattaaaatatagaacCCAATTCTCGAGAAAGTAAGAAGGGTATGCTCTGTGGGTGAGCCGAGGGAACCAGGGTCGGGGAAAGGTGGCCGAGGAGTTGACACTGAACAGCAGAGTTATGTCAGTGACTCAAAGCTGTCCTGCTGCTTCAGGATGCTTTCCACAAACAGAATGATCTTTCATAGCTGAATTTACTCTTCAGTATTTTGTAatgttcagctttttaaaaagacgtttttcaaagaggaagaggagagaatgcAGGCGCTCACATTGTTGCAACCTATTCTGAAGTGGTTTGAATGGTATTCCTTAGTAACTTGCACTTGTTGAAAGAGACTCCGAGTTGGGCCACTGTCAGAACAAAGTCAGGGAACTAGATGAGTGAGGAAGGCCAGAATCATTCTTCGTACATTTGCTGGCACTTTAAGGAATTGACCATGAATCAATTGACTCatcttaattatatatatatatatatatatatatacacacacacacacacgcacgcataTAGAGAGCATCTATTCCCACCTTGCCATTATTTAATCCGTATGTTCCTAAGTTTTTATAAtcttgctgtaaaaaaaaaagtgcactgaacttaaaaacaaaaagaaaaaaaaagtccaaaatgaTTTGTGCTATATTCTGTTAAATCACAAATgtagaggaaaacattaaaatagtcGATTTTGATTGGAAATGCTGTAAAGATTGGAATGAAGCCCCGTGAAGCCTTCCTATCTCCAAGTCTGTGTATTTTCTGGAGACCAAACCAGATACCAGATAATCACAAAGAAAGCTTTTTTAATAAGGCTTAAACCAAGACCTTGTCTAGATATTTTTAGTTTGTTGCCAAGGTAGCACTGTGAGAAATCTCACTTGAATGTTATGTAAGGGGTGAGACACAACAGTCTACGAGTGAAGAAAATATCTGGGTCTTTTAGTCAGTTTGGTGcatttgctgctgctgttgctactGTTTGCCTCAAACGCTGTGTTTAAACAACGTTAAACTTTTAGCCTACAAGGTGGCTCTTTATGTACATAGTTGTTAATACATCCAATTAATGATGTCTGACATGCTATTTTTGTAGGGAGAAAATATGTGCTAATGATATTTTGAGTTAAAATATTGGGGAGGATTTGCTGAAAAGTTGCACTTTTGTTACAATGCTTATGCTTGGTACAAGCTTATGCtgtcttaaattatttaaaaaaaataaatactgtctgCAAGAAACCAGCTGGTTTAGAAAAGTTTAGTTTGCGAAGATAAACTAGAAGATATCTTTATATTCTAGTATTTTCAGCACTCCATAAATTCTATTACCTAAATATTGCCACACTATTTTGTGATCTTAAAATTCTTACCAAggaataaaaactttaatataCAATATGAGATTGTCTAATAATTAAAAAGACATGATGGATGTTTGGTGAACTTTAAAATGTCTATGAATATAGGGATAAAAGTCGTTCAGGTTCTCAGATATTCAACTTGGTCATTGGTTTATCACACATTCCTGTTCTCTTGCAGGTCAACAGGCTCTGGCTGTGTCTACCTGCTTGTTCTCAATGTATCTTCATGAaaagtgcaaaagaaaaaaactaccaaTCATTTCGGTGGTTTGTTTATGTTAGACCCAATTTGCTAATGTTTTTATGATCGATgaatttctttcacttttcatctTTGATACCAGATAGCCTCTGTTGTGAAATctggtgtgtttctcttttacTGGGTCCAGTGTAAATATGCTATCACACAGGGGGAGCTAAATTTCTCAGTATATTTTAGCTCCTAAACCTTTACAAAATAATTCTCTTGATGGAACTTCATCATGGAATTGGAAGAACAAATGATTCTAGAATTACCAAATTTATAATCAAATTTGTGATTTGACTCAAACTGTGTGAAGGAATGTCAATTTTTAGTTCAATAATGTTCTTCACAAACCCCCCAATTTTGAAAGATGTTGAAATGATAGTCAACATTTATAAGATACCGAAAAAGTGCTCCCTCTGCTGTTTTTATGGGGACAGAACTGCCAAAGAAAGTGGAGCCAGAAGGAACCTCAGAAATTGACTTGACCAGCCCCTGCATTTTATAATAGGAGGGAAATGAAGCCCAGAGCTCTCAAATGTCCCCCCTAGGTCACACACCTACCTGGGGCAGGTCTGCATCAGAGGCCAGATGGTTTGCAACCCCTGGCTGAGAGCCACTCCCCACTGCTGCGTGCCTTGTGAACCAAGTAAACTGAGTTTGGGCAGTGCTCATGAAATGTCACGAACAGACCACaggagcaaaggaaataaaaactaacattGGAAATCAGAGGATAATAAAATGTCCTAGCATTTGTGTAATTTTGGCATAATGAAGAAACTTAGGGTTGAACCAGGTTTTATAGGTTAGTTTAATCCAAATGCCTATATATTGACACAGTAGTAAGATAAAGTTAGGACAGaatcacaaaataatattgtacctgaaaacttttgttttggtcattgatttattttaataaaagactGGAATCACAAGTTGCTAAGGAGGGTTCTATACCTGCAGTGGTGAAATTTTAGCCAAGATTCTTTGTAGTACATATGATTTTTCAATTTAAGACAAACATCAATCTCCAGTCAACAGTGCATTTTACATACAGTATTATACCAATCAATTTTACATGTTTCTCAGCAGACTTTATATTGAACTGATAAGTGGGCTTTTTCCTCAGAAAAGCTAAGCATATTTTTAAGGCACTAGAAACTACAATTTAATAGCTCTTTGAAGTGTAACTGGAGTTTTAGTTTCTAtcattttgaaaactatttgTCACTTAGTTCTCTATTGCCGACAACACAGGCCATAGCTTTGGTTATGGCCCATCACCTGAGATTTGTTCAAATATAAGTAAAAGAAGCCCCAGCCTGTTTCTATGTCACAGGTCATTCTGAACTTCTCCACGGGAGGTGATTGGCAATTGAGATTCTAGGAAGGCATGGCTGGGCAAACAGACTAAAAAGCCTTTTACTCTGGATAGAATTGAACAGGcttcatgaatgaatgaagactgTTACAACACCAAAAGCTGGCTGTAGTATTGTGACAATAGTATTTTGCTTCAGATAGTAATCTGATGTGtttcatcacacacaaaaaaatctgttGACCTCTCAGATCAATATATTTAGGTCCACCCGTTattctgtgttgttttaattAAGTTCAAAATGGACATACAGTGCATGCTAAAGTCCAATAAAGGTTCCAGTTTTTTAATAGGGGCTTGTCATGGAAAATTACCACATATTTTCTGATTAAGATAGGATTTAtcctaaaaaaaaatgtgcagcaTGTACTATAAAAATATGCCCCTAGAAAGGAGTTGGACATTTGTCTTAAAATTGGGTTTCTTCACCAATCcacaagaacctgtgcaccccagtgttcatagcagcacaatttacaatagccaagtactggaagcaacctaagtgcccatcaccaaatgagtggatccaaaaactatggtacatttacacaatggaattctacgcagcagagagaaagaaggagcttataccctttgcaacagcatggatgaaactggagagcattatgctaagtgaaataagccaggcggtgagggacaaataccatatgatctcacctttaactggaacataatcaatagaagaaaaaagcaaacaaaatataaccagagacattgaagttaagaacaatctaacaatagccggggggggggggacagtgggaagaggggattacaggaactactataaaggacacatggacaaaaccaagggggagggtggaggtgggggagggaggtgggttcggctcgggtgggggggagggatggggagaaaagacatacaattgtaattgaataacaataaaaatttaaaaaaagaccaaatgtagagggaagaataaatatttctggtattctggtaaaaaaaaaattgggtttCTTGAACTTGTTCAGTGGATTCACACTGAAAACTCCAAGCAAATGTACAACTGTGCCTTTTTAAAAGTTggtatttaaaaattctcatttcagCGATGCCTAATTTATCTGGCCTCAGGGAATGATTGTGCCCCATGAAGCACTGGTTCAGAACACTGAACTTTCTGTGTTCAAGCGCCAACattgtttatctttattttttcttattttagtggAAAGCCTATTGAAATAGGTTACACatcttaggaaaaaaacaccctATTCATAATTACCCTTTCTCAGTAATTCAGAGTCATCATCATAAACATCACTTTTGTACTATGCATGTCACCTGGGAATATTGACACCTGCGTTAAATTCTTTTTGAGTTCTCCTATCTGCTTTTTATAGGTTTTTCAGTCTTTACTCACCGTCAGGCTGCCAGCTGTCACTTCTTGATATGTCAGAGCCTGCCTCTAACTCTTACCTAATTTGCCACTTTACCTCTTACTGTGGCCTGAGAAACCATTTAACCAAAACTATACCCATTTCAAATGTGTCTAAAATTAGAATACATAGGCTCTAACAGAGCACCTGTTGGGCACATCTCTAAATTGTGTGAGCTTGTAGAATCAGTGACAGGTTTCTCCTCCCAACGTTTTATCCTTCGTTCCTTTTAACACTCACATTCTTAGCAATGTTCCATATCACAACACTATGCAAAAGCATTCaaatactttatatatgtttgatcatttattacataaaaaagcAGCTTGCTCGTTCGTGGTTTATTACACAACTAATCACGAAATAAATTTCTATTCCAGAAACAAATTATTTGATTTGATGAACACTTCTTTCAGGTTGATGGGAATCATGGACCAAGAATCGTTAATGATATTTGGCCCTTTGATTCACGGAGGATGGAGGACCCCGGCCCCAGCTTCTGCTCGTAATCTCCACCTTTGGGTTTTGGACATCTTGGTTGACAGGTCCAGCCAAAGGATTTTGGCAAACTGGCAGGGAGGATATGTAGGCCCAGATGCTGCCTCTGAATTTAGACACACTCACTGGCAAGCATCCAGTGAGAGGTTTCGGACTCCCCCTGATTGCAACGCAGTCCTCTCCTTGAGTTTGTAAATTCAGTAAATAGTGGGTGTGGTATACAGATATTTGTTTTGGTCCTACTATAAGAGTTCTGCTGTGGTAAGAGTTGAA
This DNA window, taken from Desmodus rotundus isolate HL8 chromosome 3, HLdesRot8A.1, whole genome shotgun sequence, encodes the following:
- the BHLHE41 gene encoding class E basic helix-loop-helix protein 41 codes for the protein MDEGIPHLQERQLLEHRDFIGLDYSSLYMCKPKRSMKRDDSKDTYKLPHRLIEKKRRDRINECIAQLKDLLPEHLKLTTLGHLEKAVVLELTLKHLKALTALTEQQHQKIIALQNGERSLKSPIQSDLDAFHSGFQTCAKEVLQYLSRFESWTPREPRCVQLINHLHAVATQFLPTPQLLTQQVPQSKGTGAPSTPAGSKAAPCLERTGQKLEPLAHCVPVIQRTQPSAELAGENDTDTDSGYGGEAEARPDREKGKGAGASRVTIKQEPPGEDSPAPKRMKLDSGGGAAAAAAALLGPDPAAALLRPDAALLSSLVAFGGGGGAPFAQSGAAAAPFCLPFYFLSPSAAAAYMQPFLDKNGLEKYLYPAAAAAPFPLLYPGIHAPAAAAAAAAAAAAAAAFPCLSSVLSPPPEKAGAASATLRQHEVAPPGALHAPHPHGRTHLPFAGPREHGNPESSAQEDPSQPGKETP